In the Alligator mississippiensis isolate rAllMis1 chromosome 7, rAllMis1, whole genome shotgun sequence genome, one interval contains:
- the LOC109280444 gene encoding ankyrin repeat domain-containing protein 39-like yields the protein MAAPGPGAHGYGCACPCSAPGACQSLAEMDFQRGLWGAALDGDLGRVRALLDKGAEPGQPDSAGYTALHYASRAGHGAVCRLLLQRGAPVDAATRGGATALHRASSCGHLAVARLLLSHGADPARADSDGMSSLHKAAAQGHEELCALLLQHSPDLRSARDARSRTPRDLAPPRAALQHLLAP from the exons ATGGCGGCGCCCGGTCCCGGCGCCCACGGCTACGGCTGCGCCTGCCCCTGCTCCGCGCCCGgcgcctgccagagcctggccgaGATGGACTTCCAGCGGG ggctgtggggggcggcGCTGGACGGGGACCTGGGCCGCGTGCGGGCGCTGCTGGACAAGGGCGCGGAACCCGGGCAGCCCGACAGCGCCGGCTACACCGCCCTG CACTACGCCAGCCGGGCCGGGCACGGCGCCGTGtgccgcctgctgctgcagcgCGGGGCCCCCGTGGACGCGGCCACGCGCGGGGGCGCCACGGCCCTGCACCGCGCCAGCTCCTGCGGGCACCTGGCCGTGGCGCGGCTGCTGCTGAGCCACGGCGCCGACCCCGCCCGCGCCGACTCCGACGGCATGAGCAGCCTGCACAAG GCCGCGGCGCAAGGCCACGAGGAGCTGtgcgccctgctgctgcagcacagcccgGACCTGCGCAGCGCCCGCGACGCCCGCTCCAGGACCCCGCGCGACTTGGCGCCGCCCCGCgcagccctgcagcatctgctGGCACCGTGA
- the SEMA4C gene encoding semaphorin-4C isoform X2 — protein sequence MAAGLGGALLLLALLELKLGGTESSPWDLVPRKTVPYGELPAGVRRFGGAGMSHFLTLTLDEAEGLLYAGAREAVFALSTAALNLQATILWEAPEDKKLECIQKGKNNQTDCFNYVRLVQPLNASHLYACGTGAFQPKCAYIDRATFSLDPQAFEDGKGKCPYDPTKGHTGLVVDGELYSATLNNFLGTEPVIQRNLGPRYSMKTEFLPSWLNEPHFVGSAFVPESEGSASGDDDKVYFFFSERAVEYDCDTPHVVARVARVCKGDIGGARTLQKKWTSFLKARLVCALPEQQLHFDRLQALATLPSPAWSHTAFFGLFHARWGDVVVSAVCQYDLKTVQQAFDGPYKEYQEQAQKWGRYSDPVPSPRPGACITAWHRDNGFASSLELPDNTLNFAKKHPLMDEPVLPHGGHPLLLKKGANLTHLAVDRAHGLDGQLYNVLFLGTDDGWLLKAVSMPTQVHVVEELQIFEQGQPVESLVLAPQKKLVFAGSRTQVVRLPLADCSKYLSCPDCLLARDPHCAWSRNASRCVRADGRNRALLIQDVAAANTALCSLPRAVKPAPAAPKNVTVAAGTDLVLPCRLASNLARARWTFNGRELPAERVPELADAHVRALLLLGAGPQHAGTYQCFSEEQGALLATEAYAVAVLPGLATTLEARAPLEGLGLVWMVAVALGAVCAVLLVVVLSLRRRLREELDKGAKAAERTLVYPIELPKEPASPRFAPSTASDSDEKLWDPGSYYYSDGSLKIVPGHAACPNGGPAPSPGIPGQPLPSPPPRAPLGGLRGSASNGYIRLQLGAEARPERGELAEELRRKLKQRQALPDSNPEESSV from the exons atggcggcaggcctggggggtgccctgctgctgctggcattgctggagctgaagctggggGGCACCGAGAGCTCCCCTTGGGACCTGGTGCCCCGTAAGACTGTGCCTTATGGTG agcTACCAGCTGGAGTGCGGCGCTTTGGGGGTGCAGGAATGAGCCACTTCCTGACGCTGACACTGGACGAGGCTGAGGGGCTGCTATATGCAGGCGCCCGTGAGGCCGTCTTCGCCCTGTCCACTGCTGCCCTCAACCTGCAGGCCACG ATCTTGTGGGAGGCACCTGAGGACAAGAAGCTGGAGTGTATCCAGAAGGGCAAGAACAACCAG ACTGACTGCTTCAACTACGTGAGGCTGGTGCAGCCGCTCAATGCCTCGCACCTCTACGCCTGTGGCACTGGTGCCTTTCAGCCCAAGTGCGCCTACATC GACCGCGCTACCTTCTCCCTGGACCCGCAGGCTTTTGAGGACGGGAAGGGCAAGTGCCCCTACGACCCTACCAAGGGGCACACCGGCCTTGTCGTGG ATGGAGAGCTGTATTCGGCCACACTTAACAACTTCCTGGGCACGGAGCCTGTGATCCAGCGCAACTTGGGCCCCCGCTACTCCATGAAGACTGAGTTtctgccctcctggctcaatg AGCCACACTTTGTGGGTTCAGCCTTCGTGCCTGAGAGTGAGGGCAGTGCCAGCGGGGACGACGACAAGGTGTACTTCTTCTTCAGTGAGCGTGCTGTAGAGTATGACTGTGACACCCCCCACGTCGTGGCCCGTGTGGCCCGTGTTTGCAag ggggacaTAGGCGGTGCACGGACGCTGCAGAAGAAATGGACGTCGTTTTTGAAGGCACGGCTGGTGTGCGCCTTGCCCGAGCAGCAGCTCCACTTTGACCGCCTGCAGGCGCTGGCCACGCTGCCCAGCCCCGCCTGGTCCCACACCGCCTTCTTTGGCCTCTTCCATGCCCGCTG GGGGGATGTTGTGGTGTCGGCCGTGTGCCAGTATGACCTGAAGACAGTGCAGCAGGCGTTTGATGGGCCCTACAAGGAGTATCAggagcaggcccagaagtggggGCGCTACTCGGACCCAGTGCCCAGCCCCCGGCCTGGCGCg tgcatcACGGCCTGGCACCGGGACAATGGCTTTGCTAGTTCCCTGGAGTTGCCCGACAACACCCTCAACTTCGCTAAGAAGCACCCACTGATGGACGAGCCAGTGCTGCCACATGGCGGGCACCCACTGCTTCTCAAGAAAGGCGCCAACCTCACACACCTGGCTGTGGACCGGGCCCATGGTCTGGATGGGCAGCTCTACAATGTCCTTTTCCTTGGCACAG ATGATGGGTGGTTACTGAAGGCAGTGAGCATGCCCACGCAGGTCCATGTGGTGGAGGAGCTGCAGATCTTTGAGCAAGGGCAGCCTGTGGAAAGCCTGGTGCTGGCACCCCAGAAG AAGTTGGTGTTTGCGGGCTCGCGCACTCAGGTGGTGCGGCTGCCCCTGGCCGACTGCAGCAAGTATCTCTCATGCCCTGACTGCCTCCTGGCCCGTGACCCACACTGTGCCTGGAGTCGCAACGCCAGCCGCTGTGTCCGTGCTGATGGGCGCAATCG GGCCCTGCTGATCCAGGATGTAGCCGCTGCCAACACGGCCCTCTGCAGCCTGCCCCGAGCTGTCAAGCCAG CACCAGCGGCACCCAAGAACGTGACGGTGGCGGCGGGCACAGACCTGGTGCTGCCTTGCCGCCTGGCCTCCAACCTGGCACGTGCACGCTGGACCTTCAACGGGCGGGAGCTGCCGGCCGAGCGGGTGCCTGAGCTGGCTGATGCCCATGTccgtgccttgctgctgctgggtgctggtccCCAGCATGCTGGCACCTACCAGTGCTTTTCAGAGGAGCAGGGTGCCCTCCTGGCCACTGAGGCCTACGCTGTAGCTGTGTTGCCTGGCCTAGCCACCACGCTGGAGGCACGGGCGCCACTGGAGGGCCTGGGGCTGGTGTGGATGGTGGCCGTGGCCTTGGGTGCTGTGTGTGCCGTGCTGCTGGTTGTTGTGCTGTCCCTACGCCGGCGGCTCCGGGAGGAGCTGGACAAAGGGGCCAAGGCAGCCGAGCGCACCCTGGTCTACCCTATTGAGCTGCCCAAGGAGCCAGCCAGCCCCCGCTTCgcccccagcactgcctctgaCTCAGATGAAAAGCTTTGGGACCCTGGCAGCTACTATTATTCGGATGGCTCCCTCAAGATTGTGCCGGGCCATGCGGCCTGCCCTAACGGGGgccctgcacccagccctggcatccctgggcagcccctgccctcaccgCCCCCCCGCGCCCCACTGGGCGGCTTGCGGGGCTCGGCCTCCAATGGCTACatccggctgcagctgggggcagaggcGAGGCCTGAGCGGGGCGAGCTGGCCGAGGAGCTGCGGCGCAAGCTCAAGCAGCGCCAGGCTCTGCCCGACTCCAACCCCGAGGAGTCCTCGGTGTGA
- the SEMA4C gene encoding semaphorin-4C isoform X1 — translation MAAGLGGALLLLALLELKLGGTESSPWDLVPRKTVPYGAPRGRAGPGLPRHWGGRCLVFSPTKTPLCKRAGWCGGRGRAGANTTPLPQACAFEGAAELPAGVRRFGGAGMSHFLTLTLDEAEGLLYAGAREAVFALSTAALNLQATILWEAPEDKKLECIQKGKNNQTDCFNYVRLVQPLNASHLYACGTGAFQPKCAYIDRATFSLDPQAFEDGKGKCPYDPTKGHTGLVVDGELYSATLNNFLGTEPVIQRNLGPRYSMKTEFLPSWLNEPHFVGSAFVPESEGSASGDDDKVYFFFSERAVEYDCDTPHVVARVARVCKGDIGGARTLQKKWTSFLKARLVCALPEQQLHFDRLQALATLPSPAWSHTAFFGLFHARWGDVVVSAVCQYDLKTVQQAFDGPYKEYQEQAQKWGRYSDPVPSPRPGACITAWHRDNGFASSLELPDNTLNFAKKHPLMDEPVLPHGGHPLLLKKGANLTHLAVDRAHGLDGQLYNVLFLGTDDGWLLKAVSMPTQVHVVEELQIFEQGQPVESLVLAPQKKLVFAGSRTQVVRLPLADCSKYLSCPDCLLARDPHCAWSRNASRCVRADGRNRALLIQDVAAANTALCSLPRAVKPAPAAPKNVTVAAGTDLVLPCRLASNLARARWTFNGRELPAERVPELADAHVRALLLLGAGPQHAGTYQCFSEEQGALLATEAYAVAVLPGLATTLEARAPLEGLGLVWMVAVALGAVCAVLLVVVLSLRRRLREELDKGAKAAERTLVYPIELPKEPASPRFAPSTASDSDEKLWDPGSYYYSDGSLKIVPGHAACPNGGPAPSPGIPGQPLPSPPPRAPLGGLRGSASNGYIRLQLGAEARPERGELAEELRRKLKQRQALPDSNPEESSV, via the exons atggcggcaggcctggggggtgccctgctgctgctggcattgctggagctgaagctggggGGCACCGAGAGCTCCCCTTGGGACCTGGTGCCCCGTAAGACTGTGCCTTATGGTG cccccaggggcagggcagggccaggcctgccAAGGCACTGGGGTGGGCGCTGCTTGGTCTTCAGCCCCACAAAGACTCCCTTGTGCAAGAGAGCCGgatggtgtgggggaaggggccgggCTGGAGCCaacaccacccccctgccccaagcatgTGCCtttgagggggctgcag agcTACCAGCTGGAGTGCGGCGCTTTGGGGGTGCAGGAATGAGCCACTTCCTGACGCTGACACTGGACGAGGCTGAGGGGCTGCTATATGCAGGCGCCCGTGAGGCCGTCTTCGCCCTGTCCACTGCTGCCCTCAACCTGCAGGCCACG ATCTTGTGGGAGGCACCTGAGGACAAGAAGCTGGAGTGTATCCAGAAGGGCAAGAACAACCAG ACTGACTGCTTCAACTACGTGAGGCTGGTGCAGCCGCTCAATGCCTCGCACCTCTACGCCTGTGGCACTGGTGCCTTTCAGCCCAAGTGCGCCTACATC GACCGCGCTACCTTCTCCCTGGACCCGCAGGCTTTTGAGGACGGGAAGGGCAAGTGCCCCTACGACCCTACCAAGGGGCACACCGGCCTTGTCGTGG ATGGAGAGCTGTATTCGGCCACACTTAACAACTTCCTGGGCACGGAGCCTGTGATCCAGCGCAACTTGGGCCCCCGCTACTCCATGAAGACTGAGTTtctgccctcctggctcaatg AGCCACACTTTGTGGGTTCAGCCTTCGTGCCTGAGAGTGAGGGCAGTGCCAGCGGGGACGACGACAAGGTGTACTTCTTCTTCAGTGAGCGTGCTGTAGAGTATGACTGTGACACCCCCCACGTCGTGGCCCGTGTGGCCCGTGTTTGCAag ggggacaTAGGCGGTGCACGGACGCTGCAGAAGAAATGGACGTCGTTTTTGAAGGCACGGCTGGTGTGCGCCTTGCCCGAGCAGCAGCTCCACTTTGACCGCCTGCAGGCGCTGGCCACGCTGCCCAGCCCCGCCTGGTCCCACACCGCCTTCTTTGGCCTCTTCCATGCCCGCTG GGGGGATGTTGTGGTGTCGGCCGTGTGCCAGTATGACCTGAAGACAGTGCAGCAGGCGTTTGATGGGCCCTACAAGGAGTATCAggagcaggcccagaagtggggGCGCTACTCGGACCCAGTGCCCAGCCCCCGGCCTGGCGCg tgcatcACGGCCTGGCACCGGGACAATGGCTTTGCTAGTTCCCTGGAGTTGCCCGACAACACCCTCAACTTCGCTAAGAAGCACCCACTGATGGACGAGCCAGTGCTGCCACATGGCGGGCACCCACTGCTTCTCAAGAAAGGCGCCAACCTCACACACCTGGCTGTGGACCGGGCCCATGGTCTGGATGGGCAGCTCTACAATGTCCTTTTCCTTGGCACAG ATGATGGGTGGTTACTGAAGGCAGTGAGCATGCCCACGCAGGTCCATGTGGTGGAGGAGCTGCAGATCTTTGAGCAAGGGCAGCCTGTGGAAAGCCTGGTGCTGGCACCCCAGAAG AAGTTGGTGTTTGCGGGCTCGCGCACTCAGGTGGTGCGGCTGCCCCTGGCCGACTGCAGCAAGTATCTCTCATGCCCTGACTGCCTCCTGGCCCGTGACCCACACTGTGCCTGGAGTCGCAACGCCAGCCGCTGTGTCCGTGCTGATGGGCGCAATCG GGCCCTGCTGATCCAGGATGTAGCCGCTGCCAACACGGCCCTCTGCAGCCTGCCCCGAGCTGTCAAGCCAG CACCAGCGGCACCCAAGAACGTGACGGTGGCGGCGGGCACAGACCTGGTGCTGCCTTGCCGCCTGGCCTCCAACCTGGCACGTGCACGCTGGACCTTCAACGGGCGGGAGCTGCCGGCCGAGCGGGTGCCTGAGCTGGCTGATGCCCATGTccgtgccttgctgctgctgggtgctggtccCCAGCATGCTGGCACCTACCAGTGCTTTTCAGAGGAGCAGGGTGCCCTCCTGGCCACTGAGGCCTACGCTGTAGCTGTGTTGCCTGGCCTAGCCACCACGCTGGAGGCACGGGCGCCACTGGAGGGCCTGGGGCTGGTGTGGATGGTGGCCGTGGCCTTGGGTGCTGTGTGTGCCGTGCTGCTGGTTGTTGTGCTGTCCCTACGCCGGCGGCTCCGGGAGGAGCTGGACAAAGGGGCCAAGGCAGCCGAGCGCACCCTGGTCTACCCTATTGAGCTGCCCAAGGAGCCAGCCAGCCCCCGCTTCgcccccagcactgcctctgaCTCAGATGAAAAGCTTTGGGACCCTGGCAGCTACTATTATTCGGATGGCTCCCTCAAGATTGTGCCGGGCCATGCGGCCTGCCCTAACGGGGgccctgcacccagccctggcatccctgggcagcccctgccctcaccgCCCCCCCGCGCCCCACTGGGCGGCTTGCGGGGCTCGGCCTCCAATGGCTACatccggctgcagctgggggcagaggcGAGGCCTGAGCGGGGCGAGCTGGCCGAGGAGCTGCGGCGCAAGCTCAAGCAGCGCCAGGCTCTGCCCGACTCCAACCCCGAGGAGTCCTCGGTGTGA